In a genomic window of Temperatibacter marinus:
- a CDS encoding uracil-DNA glycosylase, translating to MTETVDNLIANEDIDPFDMLKWHLDMGADEAISDTPVNWFETKPETSIPLQSKGGATSAPQTAPSKVSDAQVQAFMDNRTSNRPTASPRPVAARPVQASTGGTPEQAEALAASCDTIEALLDAVKNFDGGHIKRSARNTVFADGVVGAPIMFIGESPGQEEDRTGKPFLGSTAGTLFDKMINAIDLDRQKNCYISNIVPWRPIGKPVASPEMIAMCLPFVKRHIELAKPKIIIALGKIASSHLLGLEGSITRYRGKWQDLSLKDQTFAAMPLYHPAYLMKATHLKKDAWHDLQSIQLKLNELEMNT from the coding sequence ATGACAGAAACAGTAGACAATTTAATAGCAAATGAAGATATCGATCCATTTGACATGCTCAAATGGCATTTGGATATGGGTGCTGATGAAGCCATTTCTGACACACCTGTTAATTGGTTTGAAACCAAGCCGGAAACATCTATACCTCTTCAATCAAAAGGAGGCGCAACTTCTGCGCCGCAAACGGCGCCGTCTAAAGTTAGTGATGCACAAGTTCAGGCCTTTATGGATAATCGTACGAGCAATAGGCCTACAGCCTCTCCTCGTCCTGTTGCAGCTCGTCCTGTGCAAGCGTCCACAGGGGGCACGCCAGAACAAGCGGAAGCCTTAGCAGCCTCTTGTGACACCATTGAGGCCCTTCTAGACGCTGTGAAAAATTTCGATGGAGGCCATATCAAACGCTCTGCGCGCAACACTGTATTTGCTGACGGGGTTGTTGGTGCTCCCATTATGTTCATTGGAGAATCTCCTGGCCAAGAAGAAGATCGCACAGGAAAGCCTTTTTTGGGATCTACAGCAGGAACACTCTTTGATAAAATGATTAATGCCATCGACTTAGATCGCCAAAAGAACTGTTATATAAGTAACATTGTCCCATGGCGTCCCATTGGGAAACCTGTTGCTAGTCCTGAAATGATTGCCATGTGCTTGCCGTTTGTGAAACGCCATATAGAATTGGCAAAGCCAAAAATCATCATTGCCTTAGGCAAAATAGCTTCTAGTCATTTGTTAGGTTTAGAGGGATCCATTACTCGGTACCGCGGAAAATGGCAGGATTTATCTCTTAAGGATCAGACTTTTGCCGCTATGCCTCTTTATCACCCAGCTTACCTGATGAAAGCGACACATCTCAAAAAAGATGCTTGGCACGATTTGCAGTCCATTCAACTTAAATTAAACGAATTGGAAATGAACACTTAA
- a CDS encoding electron transfer flavoprotein-ubiquinone oxidoreductase: protein MERESMEFDVVIVGAGPSGLSTAIRLMQQAQENDQELMVCVIEKGSEVGAHILSGAVVDPLALNELIPDWKEKGAPMGVEVTDNQHWALTESGKKSLPHFIMPPLMSNTGMHTLSLGNFTRWLAEQAEAMGVEVFPGFAAAEILYHEDGRVKGVATGDMGLDREGKPKDGMHMPGMELHAKYTVFAEGCRGSLSKQLEEKFDLRKDCQFQTFGIGIKELWDIEPEKHSAGRVIHTQGWPLTEDAGGGFIYHQENNQIAIGFVVTLDYKNPYLSPYEEFQRFKQHPEVRKILEGGRRVAYGARAINEGGLQSVPQLHFPGGVLVGCAAGFVNVPRIKGTHNAMKSGMLAAESIFEAVTAGSEGTVELTSYADKFKNSWIYKDLHKVRNARPALGKFGMKLGTLYAGFDMWMNTLGLGSIMPTLKHAHKDNESTGKAVDYQPIDYPKPDGEISFDRLTNVSFSATNHEEEQPCHLQLKDDTIPVSVNLKEYAGPEQRFCPAGVYEYLESEEEGMKLQINAQNCVHCKTCDIKDITQNINWVVPEGGGGPNYPNM, encoded by the coding sequence ATGGAACGCGAATCCATGGAGTTTGATGTCGTCATCGTTGGTGCAGGGCCGTCAGGATTATCGACAGCCATAAGACTTATGCAGCAAGCCCAAGAGAATGATCAGGAACTAATGGTCTGCGTGATTGAGAAAGGATCAGAGGTTGGTGCTCATATTCTTTCTGGAGCAGTCGTCGATCCACTGGCTTTGAACGAACTTATTCCTGATTGGAAAGAAAAAGGCGCCCCTATGGGTGTAGAGGTGACAGACAACCAGCACTGGGCTTTAACTGAATCAGGCAAAAAGTCTCTTCCTCATTTTATTATGCCGCCGCTGATGTCTAATACAGGGATGCATACCCTATCACTTGGGAATTTTACAAGATGGTTGGCGGAACAAGCTGAAGCCATGGGTGTTGAAGTCTTCCCAGGTTTTGCTGCTGCGGAAATTCTGTATCATGAAGATGGGCGAGTAAAAGGTGTTGCAACTGGTGACATGGGCCTTGATCGTGAAGGAAAACCTAAGGATGGAATGCATATGCCTGGTATGGAATTACATGCCAAATATACTGTATTTGCTGAAGGGTGTCGTGGTTCCCTATCTAAACAACTGGAAGAGAAATTTGATCTCAGAAAAGACTGTCAGTTCCAGACCTTTGGTATTGGAATTAAAGAATTATGGGACATTGAACCAGAAAAACATTCTGCAGGTCGTGTGATCCACACGCAAGGTTGGCCGCTTACAGAAGATGCTGGGGGGGGATTTATATACCATCAAGAAAACAACCAGATTGCGATCGGATTTGTTGTCACGCTTGATTATAAAAACCCTTATCTCAGTCCCTATGAAGAATTTCAGCGCTTTAAGCAACATCCTGAAGTCCGCAAAATTCTTGAGGGCGGACGACGGGTCGCTTATGGCGCACGGGCCATTAATGAAGGGGGACTTCAATCAGTGCCCCAGCTGCATTTCCCTGGGGGCGTCCTTGTTGGCTGTGCCGCGGGATTTGTGAACGTGCCGCGCATTAAAGGGACTCACAATGCAATGAAATCTGGCATGCTCGCAGCCGAGAGCATTTTTGAAGCTGTGACAGCAGGCAGCGAAGGCACTGTAGAGCTTACCAGCTATGCAGATAAATTCAAGAATAGCTGGATTTATAAAGATCTCCATAAAGTGCGCAATGCGCGACCTGCACTGGGTAAATTTGGTATGAAACTGGGGACGCTTTACGCTGGTTTTGATATGTGGATGAATACATTAGGGCTTGGCAGCATTATGCCAACTTTAAAGCATGCGCATAAGGATAACGAATCCACAGGAAAAGCAGTAGACTATCAACCAATTGACTATCCAAAGCCGGATGGGGAAATTAGCTTTGATCGCTTGACCAATGTTTCTTTTTCCGCAACAAATCATGAAGAAGAGCAACCGTGCCATCTGCAGCTTAAAGATGACACAATTCCCGTGTCTGTTAACTTGAAAGAGTATGCAGGGCCTGAGCAAAGATTCTGTCCTGCAGGGGTGTATGAATATCTTGAAAGTGAGGAAGAGGGCATGAAATTGCAAATTAATGCTCAAAACTGCGTTCATTGTAAGACTTGTGATATTAAAGATATCACTCAAAATATTAATTGGGTTGTTCCAGAGGGTGGTGGGGGCCCGAACTACCCAAATATGTAG
- a CDS encoding tetratricopeptide repeat protein — MIRNISTRSAVVTSLLVLLSGCGADTAPLQDIKTQTSVVGGHSIDRQKQRISSNTNKLSPFLAGVLARNDSQYDNSAAYFAEALSLDPDSPFLKENAFTSYFNAGDYEKATEFAPELAAGSDNELLHILIAADSIKKQKSELALAQLEKAPKKGYGFIIYPVMKAWASAQNGDKEQAYSHLQEMSRSQSLKIIALELSAYVADYLGDVTKAKSLYNQLLNDPSSKSFQVVVAYASFLKRHGTPEDIVKMISLAVKRFPNNPYLSGDGRFLIQGAQKIPLFIDPIGGVSNVFVMLARDLKNYQNKQMALAFFNLAIFLGGANSDLVLQQAQLLMDLKDYSSAEKKYALIPQSSRYSQLAFMGRVRALFSGERDQEALVLLNEKLLKYPNNISILGQLADYHRGQQSYAKALEFYNRILAQRLSSAEGDWYYYFARGISYEQLKMWPEAEADLLYALKLSPKQADVLNYLGYSWVDRKLNMIKAREMIEEAASLSPKNGFIIDSLGWVYYLTGQYTKAVKTLEKAVLLEPGDATLHEHLGDAYWKVGRHIEARFQWKHALNADPDEEQIKTIAVKLTEGIS, encoded by the coding sequence ATGATAAGAAATATTTCGACCCGCTCTGCGGTAGTAACGAGCCTTCTGGTTCTTCTAAGTGGCTGTGGAGCCGACACTGCTCCACTCCAAGATATTAAAACGCAGACGTCGGTTGTCGGCGGCCATTCTATTGATCGTCAGAAACAAAGAATTTCAAGCAATACTAATAAGTTATCTCCTTTTCTTGCCGGCGTGTTAGCACGAAATGATAGCCAGTATGATAATAGTGCTGCCTATTTCGCAGAAGCTCTATCTCTTGATCCTGATAGCCCCTTTTTAAAGGAAAATGCTTTTACCAGTTATTTTAATGCAGGCGATTATGAAAAAGCGACCGAATTTGCACCTGAACTTGCAGCAGGTTCAGATAATGAACTTCTCCATATTCTTATCGCTGCCGACAGTATCAAAAAACAAAAAAGCGAACTCGCTCTCGCGCAATTAGAAAAAGCACCGAAGAAAGGGTATGGCTTTATCATCTATCCTGTGATGAAAGCCTGGGCCTCTGCACAGAATGGCGATAAAGAACAAGCTTACTCTCACCTTCAAGAAATGAGTAGATCTCAAAGTCTGAAGATTATTGCATTAGAGTTATCAGCCTATGTTGCAGATTATTTGGGCGATGTGACCAAAGCAAAAAGCCTTTATAATCAACTCCTTAACGACCCTTCTTCTAAAAGTTTTCAAGTTGTGGTTGCTTATGCTTCTTTTCTGAAAAGGCATGGAACACCCGAAGATATTGTTAAGATGATCTCGCTTGCTGTGAAACGTTTTCCAAATAATCCTTATTTATCCGGAGATGGCCGCTTCCTGATACAGGGGGCGCAAAAAATACCTCTGTTTATAGATCCGATTGGCGGGGTGTCTAATGTTTTTGTGATGTTAGCAAGAGACCTCAAAAATTATCAAAATAAGCAGATGGCGTTGGCCTTTTTTAATTTAGCAATCTTCTTAGGCGGAGCGAATTCTGACTTGGTGCTTCAGCAGGCGCAATTATTAATGGACCTTAAAGACTATTCCAGTGCTGAAAAGAAATATGCTTTAATCCCACAGTCCAGTCGCTATTCTCAACTTGCTTTTATGGGACGTGTCAGAGCTTTATTTTCCGGTGAAAGAGATCAAGAAGCGTTGGTTCTTTTGAATGAAAAGTTATTAAAATATCCTAATAATATTAGTATCTTGGGACAGTTGGCAGATTATCACAGAGGCCAGCAATCCTATGCCAAGGCCTTAGAATTTTATAACCGTATTCTGGCCCAGAGGTTATCCTCCGCAGAAGGAGATTGGTATTATTATTTTGCACGAGGGATTAGCTACGAGCAATTAAAAATGTGGCCTGAAGCTGAGGCTGATCTGCTCTATGCCCTTAAACTTTCTCCGAAACAAGCTGATGTCCTGAATTATCTCGGCTATAGCTGGGTTGATCGTAAACTTAATATGATCAAAGCTAGAGAAATGATCGAAGAAGCTGCTTCTCTAAGTCCTAAAAACGGGTTTATTATTGATAGCTTAGGATGGGTATATTACCTTACAGGGCAATATACAAAGGCCGTGAAAACGCTTGAAAAAGCGGTTCTTCTTGAGCCTGGTGACGCAACGCTTCACGAACATCTCGGGGATGCTTATTGGAAAGTTGGACGTCATATTGAAGCGCGTTTCCAATGGAAGCACGCCTTGAATGCAGATCCCGATGAAGAACAGATTAAAACCATTGCGGTGAAACTGACTGAAGGCATTAGCTAG
- a CDS encoding 4-(cytidine 5'-diphospho)-2-C-methyl-D-erythritol kinase has protein sequence MHTRTAPAKINLFLHITGRRANGYHEIESLFVFTEQGDRLTVEPSSSGQDSFAIKGPFADKLIAMGGGNEENLAFKALQSMRPYALHQPAVCLTLFKALPVAAGIGGGSADAAATLLLLNDYWQTGLDSETLHSMALDLGADVPACLSQSPQWVSGIGERLEPVIIKYQPYILLVNPLVSTETPLVFQAYKESSVSFDDVYTSKDGVLNSLADLSISTENALEEAACAITGEIRHVLKALKSLKGASLVRMSGSGATCFALFDDERALIKAQKRLQSSHPQWWTQADKIITGDIL, from the coding sequence ATGCATACGCGAACTGCCCCTGCTAAAATCAATCTTTTTCTTCATATTACAGGGCGCCGAGCCAACGGTTATCATGAGATAGAGAGCCTTTTTGTTTTTACTGAACAGGGTGATAGACTGACAGTAGAGCCCTCAAGCTCTGGACAAGATAGTTTCGCCATTAAAGGCCCTTTTGCTGACAAATTGATAGCTATGGGGGGTGGAAATGAGGAAAATCTTGCCTTCAAGGCTCTGCAGTCAATGCGACCGTATGCTCTTCATCAGCCTGCAGTATGTTTGACCTTGTTTAAAGCATTACCGGTCGCTGCTGGCATTGGCGGTGGGTCTGCCGATGCTGCTGCAACACTCCTTTTATTAAATGACTATTGGCAAACAGGATTAGATTCTGAGACGCTTCATTCGATGGCTTTGGATTTGGGTGCGGATGTCCCTGCTTGTTTATCCCAGTCGCCTCAGTGGGTGTCTGGAATAGGGGAAAGGCTAGAGCCTGTCATCATAAAGTATCAGCCTTATATATTACTAGTAAACCCCTTGGTCTCTACAGAAACCCCTTTGGTGTTTCAGGCCTATAAAGAGTCATCAGTTTCTTTTGATGACGTATATACGTCAAAAGACGGTGTCTTAAATTCTCTCGCAGATCTTTCCATCAGTACTGAAAATGCTCTAGAGGAGGCTGCCTGTGCAATTACAGGAGAAATTAGACATGTATTAAAGGCCCTCAAATCTCTTAAGGGTGCCTCACTTGTACGCATGTCTGGTAGCGGAGCCACTTGTTTTGCTTTGTTTGACGATGAAAGGGCACTTATCAAAGCTCAGAAAAGACTTCAGTCATCTCATCCGCAGTGGTGGACACAAGCTGATAAAATTATCACTGGTGATATTCTTTGA
- a CDS encoding NAD-dependent epimerase/dehydratase family protein, with the protein MSILVTGAAGFIGYHLTLKLMSEGHEVIGIDNLNDYYDPALKKTRLKSLTEQDHDHKFTFKELDISDEYALQSLGKGHQFSHIYHLAAQAGVRYSLTNPQAYTQSNLVGHVNMLELARHQKELKHFIYASSSSIYGDSTTAPFQEDRMTEQPKSLYAATKKSNELLTQSYSHLYGIAATGLRFFTVYGPYGRPDMAPWLFTDAILAGRPIKVFNQGDLRRDFTYVADIVDGCFRLLNRPPENSLQSIFNIGHNQPVQLMTFIETLEHILGLEAEKIMMPMQPGDVYETSADITKINKHTGFKPKTSLTEGLTNFVTWFKEYHQ; encoded by the coding sequence ATGAGCATATTAGTCACAGGCGCTGCGGGTTTTATTGGCTATCATTTAACCCTGAAATTGATGAGCGAAGGCCATGAAGTCATCGGAATCGATAACCTGAATGATTATTATGATCCTGCCTTGAAGAAAACGCGTCTCAAATCTCTGACAGAGCAGGACCATGATCACAAATTTACATTTAAAGAACTGGATATAAGTGACGAATACGCTCTTCAATCTCTGGGCAAGGGACATCAATTTTCACACATATATCATTTAGCGGCTCAGGCCGGGGTGCGCTATTCTTTGACAAACCCACAGGCTTACACTCAGTCTAATCTAGTGGGGCATGTCAATATGCTTGAGCTTGCGAGGCACCAAAAAGAATTGAAGCATTTCATTTATGCTTCTTCTTCCTCTATCTATGGGGACAGTACTACTGCCCCATTCCAAGAAGACCGGATGACCGAGCAACCCAAATCTCTCTATGCGGCCACAAAAAAGTCAAATGAACTTTTGACCCAGTCCTATAGCCATTTATACGGCATCGCAGCCACAGGCTTGCGGTTCTTTACGGTTTACGGCCCCTATGGTCGCCCTGATATGGCACCGTGGCTCTTCACGGATGCAATCCTAGCAGGTCGGCCGATCAAAGTCTTCAATCAAGGCGATTTACGCCGTGATTTCACCTATGTGGCTGATATTGTAGACGGGTGTTTTCGCCTCTTGAACCGCCCTCCTGAAAACAGCCTACAATCGATCTTTAACATTGGCCATAATCAACCTGTCCAGTTGATGACTTTCATAGAAACATTAGAGCATATTCTGGGCTTAGAGGCGGAAAAGATTATGATGCCCATGCAGCCAGGAGACGTCTATGAAACCTCGGCTGACATCACGAAAATCAATAAACATACAGGTTTTAAACCCAAAACTAGCCTTACCGAAGGTCTGACAAATTTTGTGACTTGGTTCAAAGAATATCACCAGTGA
- a CDS encoding helix-turn-helix domain-containing protein: protein MPSYVNFIIAVFTLGQISLCLTLLMTRSAQKPSRVPLSIFLAACAIISLEPVFAVLMPALRFQTLALELPAYLTLAPALWLYVQSITAEKSWKLEKYHFQHFILTLMGLVVAGLIIILPTQTLEHVFNEEKLGGSLYLGILLTIAFLLILSLIGQSGLYVFKIIRLLNTYRHRLKDQFANMGQRELLWINALVIIFTLLWGLLSLALLSENIFNQTLMSETVGKFMILLLVWTLGLWGLRQAPAFDESQECKSDSKPETLKYSRSALGEEQALRIAKKIKASMQKDQLYLDSTITLSKLAAHIGVSTNHVSQTLNETMSMNFFDYINQWRIEEAKPILLTGDVSILNIALAVGYNSSSSFYKAFKKETGKTPKSYRSSYKNISE from the coding sequence TTGCCAAGCTACGTTAATTTTATTATTGCAGTTTTCACACTTGGACAAATTTCTTTGTGTTTAACTTTGCTGATGACTCGATCGGCTCAAAAACCTTCACGCGTGCCATTGTCGATTTTTCTTGCTGCTTGCGCAATCATTTCTCTAGAGCCAGTTTTTGCCGTATTAATGCCAGCGCTACGTTTTCAAACACTGGCGTTAGAACTGCCTGCTTATTTAACATTGGCGCCTGCCCTCTGGCTTTATGTTCAATCCATCACTGCAGAGAAAAGCTGGAAATTAGAAAAATATCATTTTCAGCATTTCATATTAACACTAATGGGCTTAGTGGTTGCAGGCCTTATTATCATTCTTCCTACTCAAACATTAGAGCATGTGTTCAATGAAGAAAAATTGGGCGGAAGTCTTTATCTCGGCATCTTGCTAACAATTGCTTTCTTACTTATTCTCTCATTGATTGGTCAATCAGGATTATATGTTTTCAAAATAATTAGACTTTTGAATACATATCGTCATCGCTTAAAAGATCAATTCGCTAATATGGGACAACGTGAGTTACTATGGATCAACGCTTTAGTGATTATATTTACTCTTTTATGGGGCCTTTTATCTCTGGCTTTGTTAAGTGAAAATATTTTTAACCAGACGTTAATGAGTGAGACTGTGGGCAAGTTCATGATCCTTCTTCTTGTTTGGACATTGGGTCTGTGGGGTTTGCGCCAAGCGCCCGCCTTTGATGAAAGCCAAGAGTGTAAGTCAGATTCAAAACCTGAAACTTTGAAATATAGTCGTTCTGCCTTAGGTGAAGAGCAAGCTTTGCGTATTGCTAAGAAGATTAAAGCATCTATGCAAAAGGACCAGCTGTATCTTGATTCAACGATCACATTATCAAAATTAGCTGCTCATATTGGCGTTTCAACGAACCATGTATCGCAAACTCTTAATGAGACCATGAGCATGAATTTCTTTGATTATATCAATCAGTGGCGCATAGAAGAAGCTAAGCCAATACTACTGACTGGAGATGTTTCAATTCTGAATATTGCTCTCGCGGTCGGCTATAATAGTAGCTCATCTTTCTACAAGGCCTTTAAAAAAGAAACAGGGAAAACTCCTAAGAGTTATCGTTCTTCTTATAAAAATATATCAGAATAA
- a CDS encoding DUF4386 family protein, with protein sequence MTAFQKIGGLAAWGQALCYIIGFTIFIFFLDFPSSDKPLEAINFLIDNKMLILSAMTIIYILAALILLILVLALHEKLKSDNPLLMQISTATGLIWAGVVVASGMIFTVGAESVIKVYEYDPDRAATLWIAVGIIQNGLGGGTEFLGGVWILLISWVAYKGDHLSKALNWLGFGIGIIGIASVVPSLSFFVDIFGLSQIIWFLWLGTVMLFTAKTN encoded by the coding sequence ATGACAGCATTTCAAAAAATAGGTGGTTTAGCAGCTTGGGGCCAAGCCTTGTGTTATATTATTGGGTTTACCATATTTATATTCTTTTTAGATTTTCCGAGTTCAGATAAACCATTAGAGGCTATTAATTTTCTCATAGATAATAAAATGCTCATCCTGTCGGCTATGACCATTATATATATATTAGCGGCCTTAATCTTGTTGATTTTAGTTTTAGCTCTTCATGAAAAATTAAAATCAGATAACCCATTACTCATGCAAATCAGTACAGCTACAGGCCTTATTTGGGCTGGAGTAGTCGTTGCTAGCGGGATGATATTTACTGTAGGTGCAGAAAGTGTCATTAAAGTCTATGAATATGACCCAGATAGAGCAGCGACATTATGGATTGCTGTCGGTATTATTCAAAATGGACTTGGTGGGGGAACAGAGTTCTTAGGGGGCGTTTGGATATTGTTAATAAGTTGGGTTGCCTATAAAGGAGACCACTTATCCAAGGCGCTGAATTGGTTAGGTTTTGGAATCGGTATTATTGGTATTGCGTCTGTTGTGCCCTCCTTAAGCTTTTTTGTCGATATCTTTGGATTAAGCCAGATTATTTGGTTTCTTTGGTTGGGCACAGTTATGTTATTCACTGCAAAAACTAATTAA
- a CDS encoding pyrophosphate--fructose-6-phosphate 1-phosphotransferase, producing MTIKKVAILTAGGLAPCLSSAMGRLIERYNKISPETEIICYLDGYKGLLLGDKLEVSKEIRDNAHVLFEHGGSPIGNSRVKLTNVADCMKRGLIQDGDNPLKVAAQQLVSDGVDVLHTIGGDDTNIAAASLAAYLSENNYHLNVVGLPKTVDNDVIPIKQSLGAWTAGEEGARYFANIVAEEGANPRMLIMHEVMGRDCGWLTAYTAKCYQDNLDRKTFLPQIGLSKECKAVHAVYIPEMDINIEQEARRLKKIMDQVDNVNIFISEGAGAKAIVKEMEAAGEEVPRDAFGHVKLDVINTGAWFGRRFAHLLEAEKLLVQKSGYYSRAAPSNPEDLALIKACCDKAVECAMNGISGVIGEDEDQDGKLHAIEFSRIKGGKPFDTTVEWFNTLLRDLGQTV from the coding sequence GTGACCATAAAAAAAGTAGCAATCCTGACCGCCGGTGGCTTAGCCCCGTGTTTATCCTCAGCCATGGGCCGCCTCATTGAGAGATATAACAAAATTTCTCCAGAAACAGAGATCATTTGCTATTTAGACGGATATAAAGGCTTGCTCTTAGGGGATAAACTTGAGGTATCTAAAGAAATTAGAGATAACGCCCATGTCTTGTTCGAGCATGGTGGCAGTCCCATCGGAAACAGCCGTGTAAAGCTCACGAACGTTGCAGACTGCATGAAACGTGGATTAATTCAAGACGGCGATAATCCTCTAAAGGTCGCAGCACAGCAACTGGTAAGTGACGGTGTTGATGTCCTACATACGATAGGCGGTGATGATACAAATATCGCGGCTGCAAGCCTTGCCGCTTATTTATCGGAAAATAATTATCATTTGAATGTGGTAGGACTGCCCAAAACTGTGGATAATGATGTCATTCCAATTAAACAAAGCCTTGGTGCCTGGACAGCTGGCGAAGAAGGCGCCCGCTATTTTGCCAATATCGTCGCAGAAGAAGGCGCTAACCCACGGATGCTTATCATGCATGAGGTTATGGGGCGAGATTGTGGATGGCTCACAGCCTATACCGCAAAATGCTATCAAGACAATCTAGATAGAAAAACCTTTCTACCTCAGATTGGACTCAGCAAAGAATGTAAAGCGGTGCATGCTGTCTATATCCCTGAAATGGACATCAATATTGAACAAGAAGCCAGACGGCTTAAAAAAATAATGGATCAAGTCGATAACGTGAATATTTTCATTTCCGAAGGAGCTGGTGCCAAAGCCATCGTTAAAGAAATGGAAGCCGCCGGAGAAGAAGTTCCTAGAGATGCCTTTGGTCATGTGAAGCTTGACGTTATCAATACAGGTGCTTGGTTTGGACGACGTTTTGCACACTTGCTAGAGGCAGAGAAATTACTGGTTCAAAAATCAGGCTACTATTCTAGAGCTGCTCCCTCTAACCCTGAGGATCTAGCTTTGATCAAGGCCTGTTGTGATAAGGCTGTTGAGTGTGCCATGAATGGAATTAGCGGGGTTATCGGTGAGGATGAAGATCAAGATGGAAAACTACACGCTATTGAATTTTCACGCATTAAAGGGGGCAAACCTTTCGATACCACAGTCGAGTGGTTCAACACCCTACTTCGGGACTTAGGCCAAACAGTTTAG
- a CDS encoding cupin domain-containing protein, translating to MLFKNTFTACLIAVVSLTVGAEDNETSVVSESQSHQQQENWGKLFTYFTGKTTSTKDLLVAVADIKPGMEIHPPHEHGEEEIMMILEGEGLWHIKGKEFPAKKGDIMFSKPWEIHGIKNTGEKTLRFVVWKWNPHSLTQ from the coding sequence ATGCTCTTTAAAAATACTTTTACAGCCTGCCTTATTGCTGTTGTATCTCTGACCGTTGGAGCGGAAGATAATGAAACATCTGTCGTGTCAGAATCTCAGTCTCATCAACAGCAGGAAAATTGGGGAAAATTATTCACCTACTTTACTGGAAAGACAACAAGTACGAAGGATCTGTTGGTTGCAGTTGCTGACATTAAACCTGGAATGGAAATTCATCCCCCTCATGAACACGGTGAAGAAGAGATTATGATGATCCTTGAAGGGGAGGGACTGTGGCATATTAAGGGAAAAGAGTTTCCAGCCAAAAAAGGTGATATTATGTTTTCTAAGCCATGGGAAATTCATGGTATTAAGAATACTGGAGAAAAAACACTTCGCTTTGTTGTTTGGAAATGGAATCCCCATAGCCTTACCCAGTAA